The following coding sequences are from one Aliarcobacter skirrowii CCUG 10374 window:
- the selD gene encoding selenide, water dikinase SelD, which yields MNNEYKLTKFVQAAGCAAKMGPGDLKQTLCNLNNKNEQVLVGFDTSDDAGVFQIDENLALVQTVDFITPVVDDPYVYGQIAAANSLSDIFAMGAEVKTALNIVGFDKTNIAKDALALILKGGNDKIKECGGVLLGGHTIETPEMYYGLSVTGVINPKEIIRNNSAKAGDVIVLTKPLGMGILTTAIKRDLIDLNLTKHCAQIMASLNYIASKIMRKYKVSSCTDITGFGLLGHAFECINENISFCISSNEVPFVKEAYDLAKNGVLPGGSKRNLKFMEDKVLYKDGLDDTIKAILCDAQTSGGLLIAINKDDAKEFVKELEDFSFGYAKIIGEVVSRGKKEIIIS from the coding sequence ATGAATAATGAATACAAATTAACAAAATTTGTTCAAGCTGCTGGTTGTGCTGCGAAGATGGGTCCGGGGGATCTAAAACAAACTCTTTGTAATCTCAACAACAAAAATGAACAAGTTTTAGTAGGTTTTGATACAAGTGATGATGCTGGAGTTTTTCAAATTGATGAAAATCTAGCTTTGGTTCAAACTGTTGATTTTATAACTCCAGTTGTTGATGATCCATATGTTTATGGACAAATTGCTGCTGCAAATTCACTTAGTGACATTTTTGCTATGGGAGCTGAAGTTAAAACAGCTTTAAATATAGTTGGTTTTGACAAAACAAATATTGCAAAAGATGCTTTAGCTTTAATCTTAAAAGGTGGAAATGATAAGATTAAAGAGTGTGGTGGAGTTCTTTTAGGAGGTCATACTATTGAAACTCCTGAGATGTACTATGGACTAAGTGTTACAGGAGTTATAAATCCAAAAGAGATTATTAGAAACAATAGTGCAAAAGCTGGTGATGTAATAGTGCTTACAAAACCTCTTGGTATGGGAATTTTAACAACAGCTATAAAAAGAGATTTAATAGATTTAAATCTAACAAAACATTGTGCACAGATTATGGCTAGTTTAAACTATATTGCTTCAAAAATTATGAGAAAATATAAAGTAAGCTCTTGTACAGATATAACAGGATTTGGACTTTTAGGTCACGCTTTTGAGTGCATAAATGAGAATATCTCTTTTTGTATATCTTCAAATGAAGTTCCTTTTGTAAAAGAGGCTTATGATTTAGCAAAAAATGGTGTTCTTCCAGGTGGTTCAAAAAGAAACTTAAAGTTTATGGAAGATAAAGTTTTATATAAAGATGGCTTAGATGATACTATTAAAGCAATTCTTTGTGATGCTCAAACATCAGGTGGTCTTTTAATAGCAATAAATAAAGATGATGCAAAAGAGTTTGTAAAAGAGCTAGAAGATTTTAGTTTTGGATATGCAAAAATTATTGGAGAGGTTGTTTCTAGAGGAAAAAAAGAGATTATTATTAGTTAA
- a CDS encoding transglutaminase-like domain-containing protein, which produces MQRRTFLKTTALVSGAMAITPNLVFAKEQTNPFGITKTPRKFSVTNKYEFEKSNEITQVWIPLPKNESYHEVLDIDYKGNYTDAKIVKNPYDTDVLYAKWDNKDIKPELDLNFSVIMQERTTNFEKATSKTNYPKDVKVYLEGTKHIPVTKGLTAYVNDITKGSKTPLQKAQAIYDWTVSTMYRDESVVGCGIGDAQKSIEEKIYGGKCTDISSVFVCLLRNAKIPARETFGIRVGQSKISNACGKADDKGFANITGAQHCRAEFYIDGLGWVPADPADVTKVKLAEKLPNDSKKLKEVKDYFFGSWEMNWVAFNSARDFILNPKPTQYPLNMLGYPYAEVGEDAKDYYKPKTFAYSYTSQEIL; this is translated from the coding sequence ATGCAAAGAAGAACATTTTTAAAAACAACAGCATTAGTTTCAGGTGCAATGGCTATAACTCCAAATTTAGTTTTCGCAAAAGAGCAGACAAATCCATTTGGTATTACAAAAACTCCTAGAAAATTTAGTGTAACAAATAAATATGAGTTTGAAAAAAGTAATGAGATAACTCAAGTTTGGATACCACTTCCAAAAAATGAGAGTTATCATGAGGTATTAGATATTGATTATAAAGGAAATTATACAGATGCTAAAATTGTAAAAAATCCTTATGATACAGATGTTTTATATGCTAAATGGGATAATAAAGATATAAAACCAGAGCTTGATTTAAATTTTTCAGTTATTATGCAAGAGCGAACAACAAATTTTGAAAAAGCTACATCAAAAACTAATTATCCAAAAGATGTAAAAGTATATCTTGAAGGTACAAAACATATCCCAGTAACAAAAGGTTTAACAGCATATGTAAATGATATTACAAAAGGTTCTAAAACACCACTTCAAAAAGCTCAAGCTATTTATGACTGGACAGTTTCAACTATGTATAGAGATGAGAGTGTTGTTGGTTGTGGAATTGGTGATGCACAAAAATCAATTGAAGAGAAAATTTATGGTGGAAAATGTACAGATATAAGCTCTGTATTTGTATGTTTACTAAGAAATGCAAAAATTCCAGCACGTGAGACTTTTGGAATTAGAGTAGGGCAATCAAAAATTTCAAATGCTTGTGGAAAAGCAGATGATAAAGGATTTGCAAATATTACAGGAGCTCAACACTGTAGAGCTGAGTTTTATATAGATGGACTTGGTTGGGTTCCAGCTGATCCAGCAGATGTTACAAAGGTGAAATTGGCTGAAAAATTACCAAACGATAGTAAAAAACTAAAAGAGGTAAAAGATTATTTCTTTGGTTCTTGGGAGATGAATTGGGTAGCATTTAATAGCGCTAGAGATTTTATATTAAATCCAAAACCAACTCAATATCCTTTAAATATGTTGGGTTATCCTTATGCTGAGGTTGGAGAGGATGCAAAAGATTACTATAAACCAAAAACTTTTGCATATAGCTACACATCTCAAGAGATTTTATGA
- a CDS encoding transporter, whose product MKQNSLAIIGAVFTALLSTLCCLPALLFIFFGVSSGVLSYFTTLEYTRVPLAILAIIFFLISIYNFNKKISCSCDKKVRFKTYIFVLIFFVLILLLLFYPEILPLFME is encoded by the coding sequence ATGAAACAAAATAGCTTAGCGATAATTGGTGCAGTTTTTACTGCACTTTTATCGACGCTTTGTTGTCTTCCAGCACTATTGTTTATATTTTTTGGAGTATCAAGTGGAGTTTTAAGCTATTTTACTACTTTAGAATATACTAGAGTTCCACTTGCTATTTTAGCAATTATATTTTTTTTAATATCAATTTATAATTTTAATAAAAAAATATCATGTAGTTGTGATAAAAAAGTTAGATTTAAAACTTATATTTTTGTTTTAATATTTTTTGTATTAATTTTGTTATTGCTTTTTTATCCAGAGATTTTACCACTTTTTATGGAGTAG
- a CDS encoding heavy-metal-associated domain-containing protein: MRVLVLFFMFFSFAISSQISVFKVEGMHCPLCTTAVKQAIKELDGVQKVSARLNTKEVTVVYNEKVKVKDILKAIKTTSYEGVEISTKSNED, encoded by the coding sequence ATGAGAGTTTTAGTTCTATTTTTTATGTTTTTTAGCTTTGCTATATCTTCACAAATATCAGTTTTTAAAGTTGAAGGGATGCATTGTCCACTTTGTACAACAGCTGTTAAACAAGCTATAAAAGAGCTTGATGGAGTGCAAAAAGTTAGTGCTAGACTTAATACCAAAGAGGTAACAGTTGTTTATAATGAAAAAGTAAAAGTAAAAGATATTTTAAAAGCTATAAAAACAACTTCATACGAAGGTGTAGAAATATCTACAAAATCGAATGAAGACTAA
- a CDS encoding NRAMP family divalent metal transporter: MIDKVKAFYKIFGPGILMATAAIGGSHLVSSTQAGALFGWSLAIFILLINFFKYPFFLANVQYTMATKKSLIEGYASLGNGWLWLFTVLAVIAAVVNTAAVSMFAASLLGYFIPIKLTISLLSFIIIFACLLILIAGKYNLLNNVAKIIMITLSIATVVAVVMAVTKDVDSALADDFISPSAWTIASLGFIVILTGWMPAPIEISSISSIWLKNQIKQTNINAKNALIDFNVGFIVTAILALFFLALGALVLHGSAYEFKDGIAFSHQLVSMYTSVIGDWSRLLIAFIAFACMFGTSITVIDGYGRAVAEAFSLIRKNRSASNRSVAVWTIFISIIGFLIIIYFASSMRTMLDFAMILSFTTTPIFAFLNYKLVRSTKLPKELQNGMFLNILSICGLIFLFGFLILFIVYRWFPFLIGL, from the coding sequence ATGATTGACAAAGTAAAAGCTTTTTATAAAATATTTGGTCCAGGTATCTTAATGGCAACTGCTGCTATTGGAGGTTCTCATTTAGTCTCTTCAACTCAAGCTGGAGCACTGTTTGGTTGGAGTTTAGCTATATTTATACTTTTAATAAATTTTTTTAAATATCCATTCTTTTTAGCAAATGTGCAATATACAATGGCAACAAAAAAGAGCTTAATTGAGGGATATGCCTCTTTAGGAAATGGTTGGTTGTGGCTTTTTACAGTTTTAGCTGTAATTGCTGCTGTTGTAAATACTGCTGCTGTTTCAATGTTTGCAGCAAGTTTGTTGGGATATTTTATTCCTATAAAACTAACTATTTCTCTTCTTAGTTTTATAATTATTTTTGCTTGTCTACTTATTTTAATTGCTGGGAAATATAATCTTTTAAATAATGTTGCAAAAATAATCATGATAACTCTTAGTATTGCAACTGTAGTTGCTGTTGTGATGGCTGTAACAAAAGATGTTGATTCAGCTTTAGCTGATGATTTTATATCTCCATCTGCTTGGACAATTGCTAGTTTAGGATTTATTGTTATTCTAACAGGTTGGATGCCAGCACCTATTGAAATATCAAGCATTAGTTCTATTTGGTTAAAAAATCAAATAAAACAGACAAATATAAACGCAAAAAATGCTTTGATTGATTTTAATGTAGGATTTATAGTAACTGCTATTTTAGCTCTATTTTTTCTAGCTTTAGGAGCTTTAGTTTTACATGGAAGTGCTTATGAGTTTAAAGATGGAATAGCATTTTCTCATCAACTAGTATCTATGTACACATCTGTAATTGGTGATTGGTCAAGACTTCTAATAGCTTTTATAGCATTTGCTTGTATGTTTGGAACTTCTATTACTGTTATTGATGGTTATGGAAGAGCTGTTGCAGAAGCTTTTTCATTAATTAGAAAAAATAGATCTGCATCAAATAGAAGCGTTGCTGTTTGGACAATTTTTATATCTATTATTGGATTTTTAATTATAATTTATTTTGCAAGCTCTATGAGAACTATGCTTGATTTTGCAATGATATTATCATTTACAACAACACCAATATTTGCATTTTTAAACTATAAACTTGTAAGAAGTACAAAACTTCCTAAAGAGCTTCAAAATGGGATGTTTTTAAATATTTTGTCTATTTGTGGATTAATATTTCTTTTTGGATTTTTAATTTTATTTATAGTTTATAGATGGTTTCCATTTTTAATTGGTTTGTAA
- a CDS encoding response regulator transcription factor encodes MSKNLEILKDFNILYLEDDESLLKHTKDALEDFVANIYGVKTTVEAMKILLEKRVDVIISDIQLENENGINFLKYIKSKNINIPSILTTAHTDTNYLIEAIKLKVENYLIKPIDINELLDSLVDVLLPKIQEKELKKNENIIKTIGAITDSKQVEIVKYIFNNLDEKQQFYASYSEIMDKFSISKPTLIKLFKDLADKNILIKIAHKTYQFDEKSLND; translated from the coding sequence ATGAGTAAGAATTTAGAAATTTTAAAAGATTTCAATATTTTATATCTTGAAGATGATGAGAGTCTGTTAAAACATACAAAAGATGCTTTAGAGGATTTTGTAGCAAATATTTATGGTGTTAAAACAACTGTTGAAGCTATGAAAATTTTACTTGAAAAAAGAGTTGATGTAATTATTAGTGATATACAACTAGAAAATGAAAATGGTATTAATTTTTTAAAATATATTAAAAGTAAAAATATAAATATTCCTAGTATCTTAACAACAGCTCACACAGATACAAACTATTTAATAGAAGCCATTAAATTAAAAGTTGAAAACTATCTTATTAAACCAATAGATATAAATGAACTTTTGGATAGTTTAGTTGATGTTTTACTTCCAAAAATACAAGAAAAAGAGTTAAAGAAAAATGAAAATATTATCAAAACTATCGGAGCAATTACAGATAGTAAGCAAGTAGAGATTGTAAAATATATTTTCAATAATCTTGATGAAAAACAACAGTTTTATGCATCTTATAGTGAAATTATGGATAAATTTTCTATCTCTAAACCAACTTTAATTAAACTATTTAAAGATTTAGCAGACAAAAATATTTTAATAAAAATTGCTCACAAAACTTATCAATTTGATGAAAAGAGTTTAAATGATTGA
- a CDS encoding sensor histidine kinase, giving the protein MKKLLKYFDTLKFSYKANFLIFIIAGGMISIIVLSQISIFILKDDFDTLFDKRTKSLIKLQTIKDSYKINIQDTLNEFEKNSLSYEQTIEVLNIAKEIIEKNWSEYKYRLNKDYNNSILSKIKTYFINSNHYKNQYIKELNIENIDNKMVDIFSSIEKLDKKNSKEYFTNINFNIDSIFVYLGSLVNYDLNLAINEKRDTDNIFKLVTIFSFISIFFVVFFTIILSLFITFHFRKLYYLQEKIVEKKTKELKELNNNLEQKIKLEVAKNRKKDIIMFQQARFASLGEMLNNIAHQWRQPLGSITMIIQSFQTKMRVNKLSPEFVEQKVKDALLLAQNMSNTLDDFKNFFSPNRSKNSFFIKDCVEHSIELSKYFLNKENIKIDLIVKKDKKITTFYNELSHIFLNIISNSKDALVSSVNKNDRIIKIIVNSKKNFVFINIIDNGGGVPDDILPKIFEPYYTTKYKSAGTGIGLYMSKQIIEKHLNGEISCKNIKLEVNKKVFKGASFTITIPIFEDKNE; this is encoded by the coding sequence ATGAAAAAACTACTTAAATATTTTGATACATTAAAGTTTTCATATAAGGCAAACTTCTTAATTTTTATTATTGCTGGTGGTATGATTTCAATTATAGTTTTATCTCAAATCTCAATATTTATTTTAAAAGATGATTTTGACACTCTTTTTGATAAAAGAACAAAAAGCTTAATCAAACTTCAAACAATTAAAGATTCATATAAAATTAATATTCAAGACACACTTAATGAATTTGAAAAAAATAGTCTAAGCTATGAACAAACAATTGAGGTATTAAATATAGCTAAAGAGATTATTGAGAAAAATTGGAGTGAGTACAAATATAGATTAAATAAAGATTATAATAACTCAATATTATCAAAGATAAAAACCTATTTTATAAATTCAAATCACTATAAAAACCAATATATAAAAGAGCTAAATATTGAAAATATTGATAATAAAATGGTTGATATTTTTAGCTCAATTGAAAAATTAGATAAAAAAAATAGCAAAGAGTATTTTACAAATATAAATTTTAATATAGACTCAATTTTTGTATATCTAGGAAGTCTTGTAAACTATGATTTAAATCTTGCAATAAATGAAAAAAGAGATACTGATAATATTTTTAAATTGGTTACAATATTCTCTTTTATCTCTATCTTTTTTGTTGTATTTTTTACAATTATCTTATCTTTATTTATTACTTTTCACTTTAGAAAATTGTACTATTTGCAAGAGAAGATTGTTGAGAAAAAGACAAAAGAGCTAAAAGAGTTAAATAACAATTTAGAGCAAAAAATCAAACTAGAAGTTGCTAAAAATAGAAAAAAAGATATTATCATGTTTCAACAAGCAAGATTTGCAAGCTTAGGAGAGATGTTAAATAATATTGCTCACCAATGGAGACAACCTCTTGGCTCAATTACAATGATTATTCAAAGTTTTCAAACAAAAATGAGAGTAAACAAACTATCACCTGAGTTTGTTGAACAAAAAGTAAAAGACGCACTACTTTTAGCACAAAATATGTCAAATACTTTAGATGATTTTAAAAACTTTTTTAGCCCAAATAGATCAAAAAATAGCTTTTTTATAAAAGATTGTGTGGAACACTCAATTGAATTATCAAAATATTTTTTAAATAAAGAGAATATAAAAATAGATTTAATTGTAAAAAAAGATAAGAAAATTACAACTTTTTATAATGAACTTTCTCATATATTTTTAAATATAATATCAAACTCCAAAGATGCTTTAGTAAGCAGTGTTAATAAAAATGATAGAATCATAAAAATCATAGTAAATAGCAAAAAGAATTTTGTTTTTATCAATATTATTGATAATGGAGGTGGAGTTCCTGATGATATTTTGCCAAAAATATTTGAACCCTACTACACAACAAAATATAAAAGTGCTGGAACTGGAATTGGTCTTTATATGTCCAAACAGATTATTGAAAAACATTTAAACGGTGAAATATCTTGTAAAAATATAAAATTAGAAGTGAATAAAAAGGTATTCAAAGGAGCATCTTTTACAATCACAATACCAATATTTGAGGATAAAAATGAGTAA
- a CDS encoding ABC transporter substrate-binding protein: protein MVKKVLFVMLIFILIYTLNSEKSYNQENILIASSIPQSGALKDWGESVFETTNSYFKYVNDNKLIENRKIFFKALDDKYEPDLSYENIHKLSNENILAFYGIVGTPTNSRVISIIKESQIPYFAPFSGASFLRDSDFSNIVNFRASYKQEIQSLVDYVVDKKGLNKIAIFYQNDEYGEEGYISTLEVLKNKNISFISTGTYKRNTLSINHAFNEIKNSKPEVVIMIGASKASSLFIQKAKDEKIFQDTIFCNISFSDANSIVKELEASNTNTKNLIFSQIVPNYDDKSLKIVQEYQNIMNNYSNNLEFGFISFEAFLASKILIDAIVKNIDNLSKKNFINSLKNPSKDILHEIKLEFKNSQLLNKIYLYQYKNGKFQEIIK from the coding sequence ATGGTTAAAAAAGTTTTATTTGTAATGCTTATTTTTATTTTAATATATACTCTTAATAGTGAAAAATCTTATAATCAAGAAAATATATTGATTGCATCTTCTATACCACAAAGTGGAGCTTTAAAAGATTGGGGAGAGTCAGTTTTTGAAACTACAAATAGTTATTTTAAATATGTAAATGATAATAAGTTAATAGAAAATAGAAAAATATTTTTTAAAGCTTTAGATGATAAATATGAACCAGATTTAAGTTACGAAAATATACACAAACTATCAAATGAGAATATTTTAGCTTTTTATGGAATAGTTGGAACGCCTACAAATAGTAGAGTAATCTCAATTATAAAAGAGAGTCAAATTCCATACTTTGCACCATTTTCAGGAGCAAGTTTTTTAAGAGATAGCGATTTTTCAAATATTGTAAACTTTAGAGCATCTTATAAACAAGAGATACAATCCTTAGTAGATTATGTTGTAGATAAAAAAGGATTAAATAAGATAGCAATTTTTTATCAAAATGATGAGTATGGAGAAGAGGGATATATATCAACTTTAGAGGTTTTAAAAAATAAAAATATCTCTTTTATATCAACAGGAACTTATAAAAGAAATACTCTATCTATAAATCATGCATTTAATGAGATAAAAAACTCTAAACCAGAAGTTGTAATAATGATTGGAGCTTCAAAAGCAAGCTCTTTATTTATTCAAAAAGCAAAAGATGAAAAGATATTTCAAGATACTATTTTTTGTAACATCTCATTTAGCGATGCAAACTCTATAGTAAAAGAGTTAGAAGCTTCAAATACTAATACAAAAAATCTAATTTTTTCTCAAATAGTTCCAAATTATGATGATAAATCTTTAAAAATTGTTCAAGAGTATCAAAATATAATGAATAATTATTCAAACAATTTAGAGTTTGGTTTTATATCTTTTGAGGCATTTTTAGCTTCAAAAATTTTGATTGATGCTATAGTTAAAAACATAGATAACTTAAGCAAAAAAAACTTTATTAATAGTTTAAAAAATCCATCAAAAGATATTTTACATGAGATAAAACTAGAGTTTAAAAATAGTCAACTTTTAAATAAAATCTATTTATATCAATACAAAAATGGTAAATTTCAAGAGATTATAAAATGA